tcctcagcctggagaggaggaagcccacgTGTGGACTTCAGGAGATTCCTGACGGCGTTTTGTGGGCTAGCACGTCCTGGGCTTGAAGTCCCCAGGGAATGAGCAGAATCCAATCCAGGTAGGACTGCCATGACCCGGACCCTTCAGGAAGGCAGGTTATGGTCCCCTAACCAGGCAGAGCACCATGACCAGCCGCGGGGTTTGTGGAGGGCGAGGGGAAGATGAAATGGGTCCTGGAAGAAGGTgcttataaataccagctaccgAGAGGGAACCAGCTGCAAAAGCGTGCATTTGAGGAGTATGAGtattatttcttgattctgtttggaATAAGTTAGAGTGcatgatatatttgtgtgtgagtgaacatatatatatagctgtctctctaaaatttatatcaaagtaACATAAAGACTGATGAGATACAGGTGCTGCACATGTGGGCCTCTTTTTGTTGGCGATCAGTTCATTTTTGGCCATTGGAAGCCCAAAGAGGCAACGAGTTATTGTCCTCTGCCGTCTGGTAGGCTCATGACAAACAAAGCGCTGCAACCAAagggtcggctctcaggagcctCACGGCCCTGTGAGGGAAACCCCTTGGACACGgtgtcttcctcctgggcctggactagCCTTGGGACTtggcacttctctttctctgtggcgGGAAGGTACAGCCGGCTCCGGCTTCCATTTAGAAAGTCACCTTCCTGGATGGCTGTGCCATACCAAgaagggcctgggctgctgggaacCAGCATTCCTCCTCAGCTGCTGGCCATACTGAGGAGGCCTCCCTGGCAGGGTTCACGCTGCTGTGTGTCTGGGTGACACTTGCAGCCatcagaaaggaggggagaactCAGAAGGGCCAAGCACTTCCTGTGGTCCTAGTCTTACAGGGGCTTtcccggggtggggcgggggggggggggcgttcaAAATGCCAGGTGGTAACCCTCTAGCTCCTGGTCACCGGGTGGGTTCTTGGAGTGAGCTCGGAGCAGTGTCTGCTCACCACCAGACTGGAAccatttaagtgttttaattttgtcagGCTGTGTTTACCCGTCATCCGTTTGCTTGCGTTCCCTGCTGGACCCCTCAACCACCCTCCTCTCACGACTCATCTCTGAAAGCTTCCAACGGGAAAGATTCACACCCACACCATAAACGGAGCATAAGGCTGGGCAAGAGAACACAGCCCTCCGAGGGGCTGCATGGACCGAGGGGCTCAGGTCCTCCTGCCCCGTTAGGATGAGTCAGAAACAACATGCCTGAGTGTGTGAACAGGTCATTGCCTGAGACCACACACCTCAGAACCACAGGGGCCCAGATGTCACCCTGGGCAGTGAGGGAGAGTATAGGTCATTCTTTGGCCAGGATTAGGGTATCTAATGTTTGCAAAGCAGACTCCACCCGTGATCCGTCAGACCCTGCCAGGGAGGAGTGGCCACGAGGTACGGGACAGAGAGGCCGAGGCATTCGAGGGAATTTCTGCCCTTCCAAGAATTGTAGAAGGAAGTGCACGGAGGCAGGGAATCCTGGTGGACAAGGAGCAGTGATGCGTCGAGAAGGAAGCCCAGATGCAGCCTTCAAAGCGGCATGACAGATCTGTCCCCCTGGATACCAAACTTGCAGGGAAAGGAATTCAGAGCTGTGGACCGGGATCCCAGAGGATTCCATCCAGGTGAAGGGTGAACATGGAGCCCCCAGAGGGACCGGgggagggagggtcctgcctgcccttagtccATCTGCACATGACCTTCTCCGGCCTTGACCCTCCacatgcacgttttgagcttttacaTCGTTCTCTGCACTTAGAGCTGCTGCTGTCCAGAGCCTGATTAGAAAACGACAAGTTCCTAACATCTGGTGAAGAGGAACCTCCACAAGAGAAGCCGAAAACGTGGCCTCTCCTCCAAAGGGGTGGAaaagcagccactgtcctggggcaGGTCGTGGTGCTGGCCCGTGCCATTTGAAAGACACCCGCATTCCAGTGGTTGTTGCTCTGCCTGTGAAAGTACCTCCACCCTCTAAATGCCAGGAGTTCTGggtgctgtctctgctcctggcccacgTGAACCACACTGAAATGAACCCGTCCTCTGAGTAAGGGGGGGCGCGGAGGTGTCCTTCAGTatccagggaggggcctggcccttctcccttctctcacatacAATAAGCCGAGACCCTGCAAGATTTCTTCATTCCAGGAGGAACGCGAGAGTCTGTGTCTCCTTGACACGAGCACAGGAGGGGAAAGAACCAGACCGTGACTCGCAGGCTGGAACAGAAACAGGATTTTAACATCAAATTCAAAACTAGCACTAACTATTAACACGAAAGAAATACGGCCCCTTCCCAAGTGGTAAACAGGCGCTGGGGTGGAGATGCCaggcctgtggggtggggtcgtcccctccctcttgggctccaggggtcccaggaaaaggcttagaatgttcttctcccCATCAGCATGGGAGGAGCCGGCCTGGGGCCCCGCGTGTTTCCCAGCTGTGTCCCCGCCGCTGAAGAGCAGGCTGCACTCGAGCTGTTGGAAGGACCGGGATCTGCCACTGTTGCTGGGTTCTGCGTCGGGGGTCTGGTGACtgaagagaagacactgatgaCTGGGGGGTCACACCAGTATCCCAGCCCAACACCTCAGCCCCACTGCATTCTGCTCCAAACCTTGTCCTGAGTGTTCAGTCAACACTACCCCATTGTCCCTGACATGGGAGCTGGCATTTCgcttcacccatttcacagaagaggaagctgagtcccACAAAGGTCAAGGGAATTGTCCCTCACAGGCCTgggcagcagtggagctgggatccCCGTGCCGGCTGTCCATCTCCCTAGGCCCGTGCTTAGCCCGAAGCTTTCCGGAGCCCCTGGCTTCAGTCCCTGCCTGTCTGGACACTCACCGAGCCCTGAGCTGAGAGATGCGCGGTTCTTCCTGGGCAGGAAAAACCGGCGCATCTTGCCGGCCCTCTCCTGTGGGGGCTCCaggtggcaggacaggctgtagctaaagGACAGAGTGGACTTTTCAGCTACCGGGAGCCACACCTCAGGTGACCCTCCCAGAGACGGCCAGCAgttggagtcccagggccccacggGTGACCATGCGACAAGCCCCGGGACTGACCCGGAAGCCACGGGCACGGGCTCCCTGGAGCTGGCCATCAGAGAGAGTCCGCCTTGCCCTCAccaactcctgccccgcctcacctctcATCCTCGCTGAGGGGCTCCATGGCCTCGAACCAGGCCCCAAATCGCTCCTCAGCCTCAATGTGGTAAAGATGGACTGCCTCCTGGAGCAGGAAGATCTGCTGGGTGACTTTGAATTCCTGGGAGAAAGGGCATGATGCAgacggggcctgggtgggggaccgTGCTGGGGACTCAGACAGGTGAGAAGAGGGTCAAGGAGCTGGTCTGGGGTCTTGGCCCACATGggaaccctccttccctccaattccGTGTAGGACTTGCTCGTTCTCACACTTGGCTTGAAATAGCTCCTCCTGCAGGAAGGTGTCCTTggtgccagccccttcccccacgcACCAGTGGGACGGCTTTCCCAGCTCTGGGTGCCGAACTCTCCCAAGAAAAGCAAGGCCCAAGGCATCGGGCCAGAGAAGGTCTTCCCCGGAGGAGTCTCTGATtgccacagccccaccctccgcacggggaggccacagctgctcacctcactccttttctcataattgatctcatttccctggaaggcagagagccaaAGTCCATGAGcaacagcccccttagcccatAGCTAGCCCCCATCTCCACCCTTTCTCAGGTTGCACTACCAGCAGGGTCGACCAGGGAGCAGGcgctaccagaaacaggaatgggTCCCGGGCAagactctgagctccagagcAAGGAGGCCACGGGGCTATGGCTCAGGGACATTCTAAGACAGCCCtctctgacagacagacagactgaggcctcaggcaggaagggatgcTCAGCCACTCGTGTGCTTCCTGCCTTGGAGGAGCCTGGCTTCACTCCCTGCAGGGGCCGGgcctgagtccagctcagacacaccCTCCAGCAGCTCCGCAGTCAGGCAGCCTGGACTGGCGGCTCACCTGGATCCTATATTCACTCATCACTAAGATGGGCATGACACCCAGCTCCCGGGGTGGCTGTGAGGCCCTCACGAGAGGACTCTGCCAAGGGTTGTGAGCTCAGGCCTCAGTGCAAGTCTCTCCTCCCAAATCTCCGAATCCtgatccccagccccacctccaggctcactcacctccaggtAATCCTCCATGTTGgtgtccagcagcagcaggtaaTTGAGGAATGTGCCAAGGAAGGGGATGAGCCCCTGTGCCAGCGGGGTGGAGACGGTGATGAGATCCCGCTCTCAGGAGCCTTCAAAGAcctctcctccactcctcaccccagcctcctgcccagcccaagcTACCCACCTAGGCGGCCTccccccagtttcctcctcttctctcctccaggaacccCAAACTCCTGCAGGCACCTCCCAGCAGCCGGCTCTGGCAAAACCCAGGGTACGTGGTCCCCGCCCCTCCCTGTCCCAAATCCGTTGTGCGCCCATccgttccaggcctcctcctggtcacttccaatgcaggcatttcaggtctgtggcaccaggagcagggctggaggagaaaggctccctctctgctggtAGAGACCTCCGGCTAGGAAGGGGAGTCCCCTCTCCTgcgactcctgggcccctcctccacagGCACCCTTACCTTCTGGGCACCTATGGGGCCCGTCTCCAGGCTGGTCAACATAGAGGTCGCCTCCTGCCAGGGTGTTGACAGGGCCAGTGAGCCGATGCTCCCCTCCAAGTGTCCTCCCAGACCCCTCCCAGATCGGGGACCCTGGACATGTGGCCCCAGTCACCTGGTGCCCCTgcggctcccacctccagggtgctctgcttccagagccatcccagctccaacactcagtcctgtgtgaccttgggcccgcccaggcctccctgaaccTGTTACCTCGTCTGGAAGGTTTGACGAACTCTGTCTGCCTCCCACAGTCTCCTGAGGCCCAAGCGTCATCTGAccgtcatcactgctctccgctCAAGCCTGCCTTTGGAGCCAGGTCCAAGCTCCCCACATTCCTCCCCACCCTTGAGCCTCGTCACCCACTGTGAGGCCTGCACCACggctcatctccctctggctcccagatgaggagaccaaggcccacacaggggcagggacttgctcagggggccccagaggagaggctgctccccctcccagccacagGCCCTGTCTCCTCTGCCCTTCACACCACCCTCTGCCCAGCCGCTGACCACAGTGCTGTCCTCGGGACTCTCAGACTGTGTTCGGGCCCCCAGCTGGGCCGAGCCATggatggagggagatgaggtgTCTCAGGAGGCCTGGTCAAGTGGCTTctgccagccccaacccccaggagtctctgatCCCAGGCCGAGGCCAAGGCCTTGCTAAAGCCCTCAGCtccctaggatcccctcagggAGTTCCCCTgcacagaattctttcttcatccGCTCAGGATGGGGACCCCGAATGCCACGTCTGACTAGCAGGGGAGGGGGCGACCAGGGCACTACGGGGtggcatttcctttctgttttacgAGGAAACTTCTGACGTCTGGGCAGGAAGGATCCCTGAAGAAGCCATCAGTTCCCTGGGCACTTGCCCTTGCCCTCCGGGGCACATGTCATCGCCAACGAGGACCTGGGTGAGCATCCCACTGGGACTGTCTGCAGCGCCCACTTTAGGGGCCAGAGTGGGGAGTCACCGAGGGGACACAGATCTGTCCCAGGTCCAGGGTCCGTCCCAAGGCTGGGAAGCCCCTGAGTGCCCCCGGCCCGTGGGATCCGGCAGTGCCCATCCCTCAGGCAGGCAGGGTGCCCTTCTTGCGAGGCacagtgaagacagaaggagcagtggggcCCTGGCTTCCTGAGCACAGACTGGGCTGACTTCGGAAGAAAGGAAGCCCGCCCACTCGCTCCAGCCAGTGGCCAGGAGGAAGATGCAGGGCAGCTGATGGAGCAGCATGGAAGCCAGACACCGGCACCTTCTGCCAGGTCCTCAGCCTCCTGGAACAGTCCAGCCCGCGCCATTCTATCCCATgcccctggcctcctgtcccaaactgcccccacctgcccatggaGCTAGCACATCCCTCTTCCTGTCCATCTTTTCCTGACCAACTTCACGTGACAGGAGAACCAAAGCTCATCCTGCCGGGTCCCCTCCCCtctcgctccccctccttccagatGTGCAGCCTCCGTCTTACCttcaccagctgcctcctgctcaccCACTGGTCTTTGATGAACCTCTTCAACTTTCGAGAGCTCttcctgaggggagaggaaagaaggaaagaaaacccgGGGCGGTTGAAGGCGAAATGCCTTTTGTTGAGAACCCGGAAGGTtccaagggcctggggcctggacgAGGGTTTTCCCTGGGTTCTTCGGAGCTCTGAGGTCACCGTGGGACTCGGGTGGAGGCTCTCCTGcggtcacctggggcctccattcccactcCGACTGAGCACTTTGTTTCTAACAGTGTTGGTTGCCGATGAGGGCTCCGTTGCTGCGAAGTACACCCTTGGAAATCTCCAGTGTGGCTCACTCCAGGATGTGACAAGGGGGGAACCTGACTCCTGAAGCAGAACCACTGCCTAGGGTCTCAGAGAGTCTCAGAGACCCGAGAAAGGAGGCCAGTCCCCATCCCTAGGGTCCGCTGCCTCCCGGATGGTCCTAGCTGAATGAGGGGTCCATGGCAGTCGTACGGGGGATGTCTGGTCCGCCCTGGTGGTGCTTGGATGGAGCACGGCCTACCCACCTGGCAACTCGTCCCCATGTCTTTTGCAGACGGCTGATGgaggggctctgcagagcagacacGATGGCACGCAGGGACGCATAATTGCCAAGGACTCGGCActcctgaggaagggaagggaatgagcTGCGACGGCGGGCTGGAgccctgcttcctctggcttGTGTCCCCTCATGGGCTTCTGCTGTCCTGGATGAGGCAGATGCCCGGGGAAgcgagggagggcacacctgggagCTGATGAGTAACGCTCGCGGGCAGGAAGATTTTAGCTCAACCCAGGGCGGGAAGGGAGCTTCCCACCACTGGGACCAGCACTCAAGGTCAGCAGGCCCTTGGCAGCAAGGGGCCTAGGACTTTGCCGAGGCCCAGACCACcgacttcaaggctgaaagctgcgagaggagaaggggcagtccccctgactccagggaggggctccctgggccctgccactACTGACCTTGGCCACCTGAATCCACAGCTCGACGACTCTGGCCCTGTCCTGGGCCGTCATGCTGAGGTCCCCAAGGCACGTCGTGATGACGCAGCCGGACACGTGAAGAAACTGGTTGATAGTGGCCCGAACGGTGGGAGCCAGGTACTCCTGGCTCCCATTGGGCCGCTGGCACCACACAAAACCCAGGCAGTGGCGGGGCTCCAccttcttgaacagctcctggggAGGATGGGGACTGTCACCTGACCCTGCCACACCCGAGCTCAGAGTCTGCAGGCCCCCgcagccccaggcaggaggcactGGTCAGCTGCAGCTCAGGAACCTGAGGAGGTGGCCTGAAGCTTCTGGGAGtctctgggttttgtctgtgtccgcTGAGGCCGCCCAGCGCAGGATGACCGAGGACCCAATAGGGGCGGGGAAGAGAAGTCCCATTGGCTCGCAGCCCAGTCTTGCTTCCCCCAAGCACCAGAACACGGCTCACACCTGCCCATCTCAAGGGGCATCTTCCACCCGTTCTCATCACCCCCTGGTCCCACTCCCCTTTCAGATGCACGTTCCCCCGAGGCAGCAACAACCGTGGGCTTTGTTTGCCTGTCTTCCATGTAGGTAAGGACGCACTAGGTGTCTAATAAGCACGGAGGCTGTTGAGGCCTCCTGGGCCTATGGGTGAGTGACCCAGGACTTGGCAGCACTCCAGtgagcttccctcccccaccagaggGCTGTTCTCTGCACCACTTCCTCTCTGTTCGACCTCATCCATCTGCACAGCCACTCTGCCCGGCAGGTGCCCGCCCTTGGTGTGCTCTCTACTGTCCATGTGGGGACAGCAAGGACTTGGGGGCCAGAAGGTGGCCCAGGTCACCCGGTGGGTAAGTGGGGGAGCTGTGACTTGCACCCACATCGTTGGATTGCGGCTGAGGGAacaggaggtctggggcagcTGATGGCCCACCAAGGCGGGCCCCACCTAGCCCAAGAGCCCCGCTGCTCACCGCATCCATCCGGGTCAGCTGCTCGGCCACCAGCTTCGGAGGGAAGTCCAGCAGCTtaggcctctcctctctcagctcggcGCTCGCTTCTGCGGTGACTtcggcagctggaggcagagatcgtCCAAAAGTCAATGgcgcatcttgctccagctcggaagctggcactggggctgaagctgATGGCGCTCGCTCCGGCCCTGGAGAGGCCGatggaggtgaggctgctggaggtgaggctgctggtGGTGAGGCTGCCTCCAGCTCTGGCGCGGACGGTGGAACTACAGCTGGAGCTGCCTCTGGCCCCGGAGCtggcccttgctctggctctAGAGCCGGCAGGAGCTCTGGAACTGGCgctgcagcaggagaaagagaaagtttcacctaTGTACCCGACTTTACAAGACAGGAGAGACTCCGCTGTCTTGAAGGGAACCCCCGCCTGTGAACCCCACcgcagacagtcttcccagactgctgtcccctcaccttccagctctgccctcctgggccccagatgTTGCAGCTGGACCTGGGGAAGGTAGGCAGGGCCTCCCAGGTGCGACCCAGGCCAGATGACACGCAGAGAGGCCAGCCGCATCCTGAAAGAGGGAAAGGGCGTGGGCTCCCAGAAATCCTGCATTGGGTCCAGCCAGGTGCCCACCATAGAAGACGCGGTACTGGGCGGAAGCagttgggccacagagccagaggcCTGGCCGTCACTTCCACACTGTCCTCCCAAGGCACCCTGCTTTGGGTCTGGGCCCTGTGCCTGCCCCTTTCCACCAGGGGGGAATCCC
Above is a genomic segment from Equus asinus isolate D_3611 breed Donkey chromosome 12, EquAss-T2T_v2, whole genome shotgun sequence containing:
- the LOC123284089 gene encoding ral guanine nucleotide dissociation stimulator-like, whose translation is MLTSLETGPIGAQKGLIPFLGTFLNYLLLLDTNMEDYLEGNEINYEKRSEEFKVTQQIFLLQEAVHLYHIEAEERFGAWFEAMEPLSEDESYSLSCHLEPPQERAGKMRRFFLPRKNRASLSSGLVTRPPTQNPATVADPGPSNSSSAACSSAAGTQLGNTRGPRPAPPMLMGRRTF